The Streptomyces achromogenes genome window below encodes:
- the rimI gene encoding ribosomal protein S18-alanine N-acetyltransferase, with amino-acid sequence MTESVDLVLREMRWWDIERVLELEKDLFPEDAWSRGMFWSDLAHARGPEATRRYLVAVDPAADDRIVGYAGLAAAGDVADVQTIAVARDHWGTGLGGRLLTELLSAATAFECAEVLLECRIDNVRAQKLYERFGFEAIGFRRGYYQPGNVDALVMRLTDPSTSVAGTQGNETNG; translated from the coding sequence GTGACCGAATCCGTCGACCTCGTGCTGCGCGAGATGCGCTGGTGGGACATCGAGCGCGTGCTCGAACTCGAGAAGGACCTCTTCCCCGAGGACGCCTGGTCCCGGGGCATGTTCTGGTCCGACCTGGCCCACGCCCGCGGCCCGGAGGCGACCCGGCGCTACCTCGTCGCCGTCGACCCGGCCGCGGACGACCGGATCGTCGGGTACGCGGGTCTGGCCGCCGCCGGGGACGTCGCCGACGTCCAGACCATCGCCGTCGCCCGCGACCACTGGGGCACCGGCCTCGGCGGCCGGCTGCTGACGGAGCTGCTGAGCGCGGCGACCGCCTTCGAGTGCGCCGAGGTCCTGCTCGAGTGCCGCATCGACAACGTCCGCGCCCAGAAGCTCTACGAGCGCTTCGGGTTCGAGGCCATCGGGTTCCGGCGCGGCTACTACCAGCCGGGCAACGTGGACGCCCTGGTGATGCGCCTCACCGACCCATCGACATCCGTAGCGGGAACACAGGGAAACGAGACCAATGGCTGA